The following are encoded together in the Sparus aurata chromosome 1, fSpaAur1.1, whole genome shotgun sequence genome:
- the hmgb2a gene encoding high mobility group protein B2a, whose product MRKDPKKPRGKMTSYAYFVATCREEHKKKHPGAAVAFTEFSKKCSERWKTMSPKEKVKFEDMAKNDKIRYDQEMKSYVPPKGEKSKKKKKDPNAPKRPPSAFFVFCSDHRPRIKEENPGISIGDIAKKLGELWSTQSPKDKAPYSAKAAKLKEKYDKDVAVYRAKCGSGKSDAGKKSGPGRPSAKKAEPVDDDDDDDDDDDEEEDDEDDDDDEDDD is encoded by the exons ATGAGAAAGGACCCCAAAAAACCAAGAGGCAAGATGACCTCTTATGCTTACTTTGTGGCGACCTGCCGCGAGGAGCACAAGAAGAAGCACCCTGGCGCTGCCGTAGCCTTCACGGAGTTCTCTAAGAAATGCTCTGAGAGATGGAAG ACCATGTCACCCAAGGAGAAGGTTAAGTTCGAGGACATGGCAAAGAACGACAAGATTCGCTATGACCAGGAGATGAAATCATACGTCCCACCTAAAGGTGAgaagagcaagaagaagaagaaggaccCCAATGCGCCCAAAAGGCCACC ATctgctttctttgtgttctgcTCTGACCACCGTCCCAGGATCAAGGAGGAGAACCCTGGTATCTCCATCGGTGATATTGCCAAGAAGCTCGGCGAGTTGTGGTCTACACAGAGTCCCAAAGACAAGGCTCCATATTCTGCCAAGGCTGCCAAACTGAAGGAAAAATATGACAAG GATGTTGCTGTCTACAGAGCCAAATGCGGTTCAGGAAAGAGTGATGCGGGTAAGAAGAGCGGCCCAGGCAGGCCCTCTGCCAAGAAAGCCGAACCAGTtgacgacgacgacgatgatgatgatgatgacgatgaggaggaggacgatgaggacgatgatgatgacgaagATGATGACTAA
- the pmm2 gene encoding phosphomannomutase 2, which produces MSDFAVDTSTLCLFDVDGTLTAARQHVTPEMTEFLQKLRTRVRVGVVGGSDLSKIKEQLGDDVIQKVDYVFAENGLEAYRHGQFLSVQSIQAHMGEELLQDFINFCLNYMAKIKLPKKRGTFIEFRNGMLNVSPIGRSCTQEERKEFYELDQKEKIREKFVSILKEEFKGKGLSFSIGGQISFDVFPDGWDKRFCLGIVEKDNYSTIHFFGDKTKTGGNDYEIYSDPRTVGHEVSCPEETRRLCEQLFFS; this is translated from the exons aTGAGTGACTTCGCTGTGGACACGAGCACGCTCTGTCTTTTTGATGTTGACGGCACGCTCACAGCCGCGAGACAG catGTGACTCCAGAGATGACGGAGTTCCTTCAGAAGCTGAGGACTCGTGTTCGAGTCGGAGTGGTGGGAGGTTCAGACCTCAGCAAGATCAAAGAGCAGCTGGGAGATGATG TGATCCAGAAAGTGGACTATGTGTTTGCTGAGAATGGCCTTGAAGCCTATAGGCACGGACagtttctctctgtccag TCCATCCAGGCCCACATGGGGGAAGAGCTACTGCAAGATTTTATCAACTTCTGTCTCAACTACATGGCCAAGATCAAACTGCCCAAGAAGAG GGGGACATTCATTGAATTCCGTAATGGCATGTTGAACGTCTCCCCTATTGGACGCAGCTGTacacaggaagagaggaaagagtTCTATGAGCTCGATCAG AAAGAGAAAATCAGGGAGAAGTTTGTGTCCATATTGAAGGAGGAGTTCAAAGGAAAAGGACTGTCTTTTTCAATCG gagGTCAGATCAGCTTTGACGTGTTTCCTGATGGTTGGGATAAGAGATTCTGTCTGGGCATTGTTGAGAAGGACAACTACTCAACCATTCACTTCTTTGGAGACAAGACCAAAACT GGAGGAAACGACTATGAGATCTACTCCGACCCTCGGACCGTCGGCCATGAAGTCTCCTGTCCAGAGGAAACACGACGACTTTGTGAGCAGCTTTTCTTCTCATGA